One window from the genome of Rickettsiella endosymbiont of Xylota segnis encodes:
- a CDS encoding DUF190 domain-containing protein produces MIRIYVTEASHLLDKIIDYLKNDKFSGVVYRAIEGIGESGNLTSSLLDFSLNLPICIEFFDYDKAKVEKTLDHLHQIINPGHIIFWEAKVIIKD; encoded by the coding sequence ATCATTAGAATTTATGTAACTGAAGCTTCGCATCTACTTGATAAAATAATCGATTATTTAAAAAATGATAAATTCTCTGGAGTTGTATATCGGGCCATTGAAGGAATAGGAGAATCGGGAAACCTAACTAGCTCATTGCTCGATTTTTCATTAAATCTCCCCATTTGCATCGAATTTTTTGATTATGATAAAGCTAAAGTAGAAAAAACACTTGATCATTTACATCAAATCATAAACCCTGGACATATTATTTTTTGGGAAGCAAAAGTGATTATTAAAGATTAA
- a CDS encoding superoxide dismutase family protein, with the protein MFNLLKLWVASICLLICNIALADISIPMFLTSQQGIGQPIGVIIATQKPYGVLLTPNLHNLPPGLHGFHIHQNPSCLENGMAAGDHFDPSHSSQHLGPYGKGHLGDLPVLEVDNNGNATLPILAPRLRLNELKNHSLIIHAGRDNYSDVPAKLGGGGARIACGIIKN; encoded by the coding sequence ATGTTTAACTTGCTTAAGTTGTGGGTTGCCAGCATATGCTTGCTCATCTGTAATATAGCCCTTGCTGATATCTCTATACCGATGTTCCTTACTTCTCAACAGGGAATAGGGCAGCCGATAGGGGTGATAATAGCCACACAAAAGCCCTACGGTGTTTTATTGACACCCAATCTACATAATCTTCCTCCTGGTTTACATGGTTTTCATATCCATCAAAATCCTTCTTGTCTTGAAAATGGAATGGCTGCTGGAGATCACTTTGATCCTTCTCATTCTAGCCAACATTTAGGCCCTTATGGAAAAGGTCATTTAGGAGATCTGCCTGTTTTAGAAGTTGATAATAATGGCAACGCCACATTACCTATTTTAGCCCCTCGATTGCGCTTAAATGAACTTAAAAATCACTCTTTAATAATACATGCAGGGAGGGATAATTATTCTGATGTTCCTGCTAAGTTAGGCGGAGGTGGTGCGCGTATAGCCTGTGGTATTATAAAAAATTGA
- a CDS encoding amidase has product MSSDLYFLSARKLAQLIKEKKISCVEVIKTYLDRIQQVNPKLNALVQQLEPEIALKKALIADEALAKNQTLGPLHGLPITIKDCCKVQDFIISKGSNGYSLLSKEDATVVARLKAAGGIILGISNVPEFNIAYETDNDRFGKTLNPYDLNRTPGGSSGGEAAIIAAGGSVIGLGTDGAGSIRQPAHNTGIVGLKPTRGLIPNSGNVPSDGRGLSRPLTTYGPMARFVDDIVLALPLLTGPDNADPDAIPIPIRTSLINCKNLRIAFYTDNDIASPDKATLQTINQVIHVLQNEIQQIEYRCPPHLKELYFLITETFILGGDRGLGLKNLLHHLGINKPSYLVNEFLAIARQCEFSITELHQRLRRIDELRISLEKFFFPYDAIICPVSATPAKLLGRSFIEGHDFSYLNIYNLTGWPVLTMRCGTSPEGLPIGIQIVAKAWHDEIALMLGKKLESLLGGWQKPILFP; this is encoded by the coding sequence ATGAGCTCAGATCTTTACTTTTTATCAGCAAGAAAATTAGCCCAGCTAATTAAAGAAAAAAAAATTTCCTGTGTTGAGGTTATCAAAACTTATTTAGACCGCATCCAACAGGTCAATCCCAAACTTAATGCCCTAGTTCAACAACTAGAACCAGAAATTGCATTAAAAAAAGCACTCATAGCCGATGAAGCATTAGCTAAAAACCAAACCCTCGGACCTTTACACGGTTTACCTATTACTATTAAAGATTGTTGTAAAGTCCAAGATTTTATTATTAGCAAAGGAAGTAATGGTTACAGCTTACTTTCTAAAGAAGATGCAACTGTTGTTGCTAGATTAAAAGCAGCAGGTGGAATTATTTTAGGTATAAGCAATGTTCCTGAATTTAATATCGCTTATGAGACAGATAATGATCGCTTTGGCAAAACTTTAAATCCTTATGATTTAAATCGTACCCCTGGTGGAAGTAGCGGTGGAGAAGCGGCTATTATTGCAGCAGGCGGCTCAGTAATTGGTTTAGGCACAGACGGTGCAGGAAGCATTCGGCAACCCGCTCATAATACAGGAATTGTGGGTTTAAAACCCACTCGTGGTTTAATCCCTAACTCAGGTAATGTTCCCTCAGATGGTAGAGGTTTATCACGTCCATTAACTACCTATGGTCCTATGGCACGGTTTGTAGATGATATCGTATTAGCCTTGCCATTATTAACGGGCCCAGATAATGCTGATCCAGATGCCATACCCATTCCTATCCGCACATCTCTCATCAACTGCAAAAATTTACGAATTGCTTTTTATACAGACAATGACATCGCTTCACCTGATAAAGCCACCTTACAAACCATTAATCAAGTAATACATGTTTTACAAAATGAAATTCAACAAATTGAATATCGGTGTCCTCCTCACTTAAAAGAGCTTTATTTTTTAATTACAGAAACATTTATTTTGGGGGGTGATAGGGGGTTAGGATTGAAAAATTTACTGCACCATTTAGGCATTAATAAACCATCCTACCTGGTTAATGAATTTTTAGCGATTGCTCGTCAATGCGAATTTTCCATTACTGAGTTACATCAACGCTTACGTCGCATTGATGAATTACGCATTTCCTTAGAAAAATTCTTTTTTCCTTATGATGCAATCATATGTCCAGTTTCCGCGACCCCAGCCAAATTATTAGGTCGTTCATTTATAGAAGGCCATGATTTTAGCTATCTCAATATTTACAATTTAACTGGCTGGCCAGTTTTAACAATGCGCTGCGGTACTTCCCCGGAAGGTTTACCTATAGGAATACAGATCGTTGCTAAAGCCTGGCATGACGAAATAGCACTCATGCTTGGAAAAAAATTAGAAAGCTTGCTAGGCGGATGGCAAAAACCCATTTTATTCCCTTAA
- a CDS encoding SDR family NAD(P)-dependent oxidoreductase, with protein sequence MQSILILGATSSIARACSEILASRRCKLFLASRDISELERIASDLRIRFNVDVDCAFFDITQIDSHAAFFEMLIDKMGAIDGLIMAIGLIDKLDYQKVIAANFTGPISFLEYYVKYLAIQKKGFIIGLSSVAGDRGRKPNYVYGASKAGLTTYLQGLRNYFYPFKIQILTIKLGLIDTKMVFGGKYPLYLAASPKKTAIKIIRALDKGKESVYIPGIWRLIMLIIRFIPEKIFKRLSL encoded by the coding sequence ATGCAATCCATATTGATTTTAGGGGCTACTTCTTCTATAGCAAGGGCTTGTAGCGAAATTTTGGCTTCGAGACGTTGCAAACTTTTTCTCGCAAGTCGGGATATCTCAGAGTTAGAACGTATAGCAAGCGATCTTAGGATCCGATTCAACGTTGATGTTGATTGTGCTTTTTTTGATATTACCCAAATTGATTCGCATGCGGCTTTTTTTGAAATGCTTATCGATAAAATGGGTGCTATTGATGGTCTCATAATGGCTATAGGTTTAATTGATAAATTAGATTATCAAAAAGTGATTGCAGCAAATTTTACCGGTCCTATTTCCTTTCTTGAATATTACGTTAAGTATTTGGCTATTCAAAAAAAAGGCTTTATTATTGGATTAAGTTCTGTTGCAGGAGATAGAGGGCGGAAACCCAATTATGTTTATGGTGCTAGTAAAGCAGGATTGACTACTTATTTACAAGGGTTACGTAATTATTTTTACCCTTTTAAAATACAAATATTAACAATCAAGTTAGGTTTAATTGATACGAAAATGGTTTTTGGAGGAAAGTATCCACTTTATTTAGCTGCTAGTCCAAAAAAAACAGCAATAAAAATTATCCGGGCGTTAGATAAAGGGAAAGAGAGCGTATACATTCCTGGAATTTGGCGGCTTATAATGTTAATTATCCGGTTTATACCAGAAAAAATTTTTAAACGTCTAAGTCTTTAG
- a CDS encoding F0F1 ATP synthase subunit epsilon: MTKTMQIEIVSAEVSIFSGEAMHIVVTGSLGELGIYPGHTQLLTALKPGPVRIVKPDGEDEILYISGGILEVQPQHVSILADTAIRATDLDELAALEAKEHAERVLSDKQADIDYAKATAELAQAVAQLQVISKLKKKLTGRI, translated from the coding sequence ATGACTAAAACCATGCAAATTGAGATTGTTAGCGCAGAAGTTTCGATTTTTTCAGGTGAGGCTATGCATATAGTAGTTACGGGTTCATTAGGTGAGCTTGGGATTTACCCGGGGCATACCCAACTATTAACGGCATTAAAGCCAGGGCCAGTGCGCATTGTAAAACCAGATGGGGAAGATGAAATACTTTACATTTCTGGCGGAATTTTAGAAGTTCAACCACAACACGTTAGTATATTAGCCGATACGGCCATACGAGCTACTGATTTAGATGAATTGGCCGCTTTAGAAGCTAAGGAACACGCAGAAAGAGTATTGAGTGATAAACAAGCTGATATCGATTACGCAAAAGCAACAGCAGAATTAGCCCAGGCAGTTGCTCAATTACAAGTCATATCTAAATTAAAGAAAAAACTTACCGGTAGAATTTAA
- the atpD gene encoding F0F1 ATP synthase subunit beta, with amino-acid sequence MKRNVMKPINPIGHIVEIIGAVIDVEFPREQVPKVYDALMVHDHDLVLEVQQQLGDGIVRTIAMGTSDGLQRGIKVTNTEAPISVPVGKQTLGRIMDVLGRPIDEAGPINEKIRLPIHRKPPSFAEQAANEQLLETGIKVIDLLCPFAKGGKVGLFGGAGVGKTVNMMELIRNIAIEHSGYSVFAGVGERTREGNDFYHEMKESNVLDKVSLVYGQMNEPPGNRLRVALTGLTVAEYFRDEGRDVLLFIDNIYRYTLAGVEVSALLGRMPSAVGYQPTLAAEMGALQERITSTKTGSITSIQAVYVPADDLTDPSPATTFAHLDATVVLSRQIAELGIYPAIDPLDSNSRQLDPLIVGQEHYDVARAVQKTLQRYKELKDIIAILGMDELSEQDKLTVMRARKIQRFLSQPFFVAEIFTGSPGKYVSLKETIRGFKAILNGEFDDLPEQAFYMVGSIDEVDAKAKAL; translated from the coding sequence ATGAAGAGAAACGTTATGAAGCCAATTAATCCCATCGGACATATAGTCGAAATTATCGGTGCTGTTATTGATGTTGAATTCCCAAGAGAACAGGTTCCGAAGGTTTATGATGCTTTAATGGTTCATGATCATGATTTGGTGCTAGAGGTCCAGCAACAGTTAGGTGATGGTATTGTACGCACCATTGCGATGGGTACTAGTGATGGTTTGCAGCGAGGAATAAAAGTAACTAATACCGAAGCCCCTATTAGTGTACCTGTAGGGAAGCAGACTTTAGGTAGAATTATGGATGTGTTAGGTAGACCTATCGATGAAGCAGGTCCTATTAATGAGAAAATTCGTTTACCTATTCACCGTAAACCACCTAGCTTTGCAGAACAAGCTGCTAATGAACAATTATTAGAAACAGGAATTAAAGTTATTGATTTACTATGTCCTTTTGCTAAAGGTGGAAAAGTAGGTTTGTTTGGCGGTGCTGGAGTTGGTAAGACCGTTAATATGATGGAATTAATACGTAATATCGCTATTGAACATAGTGGGTACTCAGTATTTGCAGGCGTTGGGGAGCGGACACGGGAAGGTAATGATTTTTATCATGAAATGAAAGAATCTAATGTTTTAGATAAAGTATCATTAGTCTATGGACAAATGAATGAACCACCCGGTAACCGTTTACGAGTTGCTTTAACAGGTTTGACAGTAGCTGAATATTTTCGGGATGAAGGTAGAGACGTATTGTTATTTATCGATAATATCTATCGTTACACACTAGCAGGCGTCGAAGTGTCTGCATTATTAGGGCGTATGCCTTCTGCTGTGGGCTATCAACCTACATTGGCTGCAGAAATGGGTGCTTTACAAGAACGTATTACCTCAACTAAAACAGGCTCTATTACTTCTATCCAAGCTGTTTATGTTCCAGCGGATGATCTTACTGATCCTTCGCCGGCAACTACTTTTGCACATCTCGATGCAACAGTCGTATTATCCCGTCAAATTGCGGAGTTGGGTATTTACCCGGCCATTGATCCGTTAGATTCTAATAGTCGTCAACTTGATCCTTTGATTGTTGGCCAAGAACACTATGATGTTGCCAGAGCTGTACAAAAAACTTTACAGCGCTATAAAGAATTGAAAGATATTATTGCTATTTTAGGTATGGATGAATTGTCAGAACAAGATAAATTGACTGTAATGCGCGCAAGAAAAATACAACGGTTTTTATCTCAGCCTTTCTTTGTTGCCGAAATATTTACTGGGTCTCCAGGCAAATACGTCAGTCTTAAAGAGACAATCCGTGGTTTTAAAGCTATTTTAAATGGTGAATTTGATGATTTGCCTGAACAAGCATTTTATATGGTTGGAAGTATAGATGAAGTAGATGCGAAAGCAAAAGCTTTATAG
- a CDS encoding LysR substrate-binding domain-containing protein, whose product MRITLKQLEVFVAIAKTGNVSHAAKRMYLSQSACSMALATLEEQLEGSVFDRHGKQLFLNERGRVLLPKAGSVISQISELKDMMMENKKDNLSGQLIIGASKTIGNYLLPKLISELAYTHKNIQINLKIATTKAILSRLLTFNIDVALIEANCFSDKVHTYPWKKDELVIIAAPKYPLSKKKKLTLSDIANARWLLRKQSSSIREKLEEKIGGKIRPFLELDDTDALKQATQAGLGISCLSRFVVEDSLKNNTLVELKTPFLTLSREFYILIHKEKYQSTVISEFLKKANT is encoded by the coding sequence ATGCGTATTACTCTAAAACAACTCGAAGTTTTTGTTGCAATTGCTAAGACCGGAAACGTTAGTCACGCTGCAAAAAGAATGTATCTTTCACAATCAGCGTGTAGCATGGCACTTGCCACATTAGAGGAGCAATTAGAAGGCTCTGTATTTGATCGACATGGAAAGCAATTATTTTTGAATGAACGTGGAAGAGTGTTGTTACCCAAAGCGGGTAGTGTCATATCTCAAATATCAGAACTCAAAGATATGATGATGGAAAACAAAAAAGATAATTTATCGGGTCAGTTAATCATAGGTGCGAGTAAAACCATCGGTAATTATCTATTACCAAAACTTATCTCTGAACTTGCTTATACGCACAAAAATATTCAGATCAATCTTAAAATAGCTACTACTAAGGCAATATTATCTAGATTACTCACGTTTAATATTGATGTAGCGTTAATTGAGGCTAATTGTTTTTCTGATAAAGTTCATACCTATCCTTGGAAAAAAGATGAGTTAGTGATAATTGCTGCTCCAAAATATCCTTTAAGTAAAAAAAAGAAATTGACATTATCAGATATCGCTAACGCACGTTGGTTACTACGAAAACAAAGTTCAAGTATACGCGAAAAATTGGAAGAGAAAATTGGCGGAAAAATTCGTCCTTTTTTAGAATTGGATGATACAGATGCACTTAAGCAAGCAACGCAAGCAGGTTTGGGGATAAGTTGCTTATCTAGATTTGTTGTAGAAGATTCTTTAAAAAATAATACCTTGGTAGAACTAAAAACTCCATTTTTAACGTTGAGTCGAGAGTTCTATATTTTAATACACAAGGAAAAATATCAATCTACGGTAATATCCGAATTTTTAAAAAAAGCAAATACATGA
- a CDS encoding fluoride efflux transporter FluC yields MFFNGFLFVIILERFQSIAQLRALLLIGFLGGYTTFSYFSIETINLMENANWFPAIVNILLSTILCLMAAWMGVI; encoded by the coding sequence ATCTTTTTTAATGGTTTTTTATTTGTTATTATATTAGAGAGATTTCAAAGTATTGCTCAACTTAGAGCATTACTGTTAATTGGTTTTTTAGGTGGGTATACCACTTTTTCTTATTTCTCAATCGAAACCATCAATTTAATGGAAAATGCTAATTGGTTTCCTGCAATTGTAAATATTTTGCTTAGTACTATTCTATGTCTTATGGCAGCATGGATGGGTGTAATTTAG
- a CDS encoding host attachment protein, whose translation MIWVISLNSSLGHIYSYAPKNNKLILLKSLENPSAKLKESDLVSDRPGHYQTMHSAKGAYEAASSPHEVELDHFTKILADFLKKGLDNHQYKQLILCSAPHVGGILLINLDKQVEKALLVNIKKNFVEENESVLLNYLKDNWWDIIRSNKV comes from the coding sequence ATGATTTGGGTAATTAGCTTAAATAGTAGTTTAGGTCATATTTACTCTTATGCGCCCAAAAATAATAAATTGATTTTATTGAAAAGCTTAGAAAACCCTAGTGCTAAATTAAAAGAAAGTGATTTGGTCTCAGATAGACCTGGCCATTATCAAACTATGCATTCTGCTAAAGGTGCTTATGAAGCAGCAAGCAGCCCTCATGAGGTTGAGCTTGACCATTTTACTAAAATCTTGGCTGATTTTTTAAAAAAAGGACTAGATAATCATCAATATAAGCAACTTATTTTATGTTCTGCACCTCACGTCGGTGGCATTTTACTTATCAATCTTGATAAACAAGTAGAAAAAGCATTATTGGTTAATATCAAAAAAAACTTTGTTGAAGAAAATGAATCTGTTCTTCTCAATTATCTAAAAGATAATTGGTGGGATATAATTCGATCGAATAAGGTTTAA
- the glmU gene encoding bifunctional UDP-N-acetylglucosamine diphosphorylase/glucosamine-1-phosphate N-acetyltransferase GlmU — protein sequence MKLLDVIILAAGHGKRMYSTLPKVLHKLAGKPLLQYIVETVKDLQPHAVYVVYGNGGGQVPKYLSHLAVNWVKQTELLGTGHAVAQAIPEIKQDESRVLILLGDTPLVSLATLQKLIHATETHQIGLVTLITQQPFGLGRILRDQEGKVVQIVEEKDASLEQRKIQEVNSGIFYVPLKLLKRWLPKIKKMNAQSEYYLTDIITMAVDEKIEIVTVSSDVDGEMQGVNDRVQLAKLERYFQQQAAKKLMLAGVTLRDPDRFDLRGQLTVAKDVIIDVDVIVEGENIIGANSLVGSHTILKDVKIGKNVEIKSYCLIEGAVIGDNCIIGPYARIRPGAVLKNNVHIGNFVEVKNSQIEEETKINHLSYIGDAQIGKNVNIGAGTITCNYDGAAKHQTQIEDDVFVGSNTALIAPIRIKKGATIGAGSTLNKDTPAGKLTLSRAETRTFENWKRPQKKQD from the coding sequence ATGAAATTACTTGATGTCATCATTTTAGCTGCGGGTCATGGAAAACGTATGTATTCTACTTTACCTAAAGTATTGCATAAGTTGGCCGGTAAACCTTTGTTACAATATATAGTTGAAACAGTTAAAGATTTGCAACCTCATGCAGTTTATGTAGTTTATGGAAATGGTGGAGGTCAAGTTCCCAAATATTTAAGTCATTTAGCAGTTAATTGGGTAAAACAAACAGAATTATTAGGTACAGGGCATGCAGTTGCTCAAGCTATTCCAGAAATTAAACAAGATGAGAGTCGTGTATTAATTTTGCTAGGGGATACACCTTTAGTAAGTTTAGCTACTTTACAAAAATTGATTCATGCAACTGAAACTCATCAAATTGGTTTAGTTACATTAATTACGCAACAACCTTTTGGTTTAGGACGGATTTTACGGGATCAAGAAGGAAAAGTTGTTCAAATTGTTGAAGAAAAAGATGCTAGCCTAGAGCAAAGAAAAATACAGGAAGTTAACAGTGGTATTTTTTATGTGCCGCTAAAATTACTAAAGCGTTGGTTGCCTAAAATTAAAAAAATGAATGCCCAAAGTGAATATTATTTAACGGATATTATTACAATGGCTGTGGATGAAAAGATAGAAATCGTAACGGTATCTTCAGATGTTGATGGTGAAATGCAAGGAGTCAATGATCGAGTGCAACTTGCTAAGCTTGAACGTTATTTTCAGCAGCAAGCCGCTAAAAAACTGATGTTAGCGGGAGTTACATTACGTGATCCTGATCGTTTTGATTTACGTGGGCAATTAACCGTTGCAAAAGATGTGATTATCGATGTAGATGTTATTGTAGAAGGCGAAAATATTATTGGCGCAAATAGCTTGGTAGGTTCTCATACAATCTTAAAAGATGTCAAAATTGGGAAAAATGTTGAAATTAAGTCTTATTGCTTAATTGAAGGTGCCGTTATAGGCGATAATTGTATTATAGGTCCTTATGCTCGTATTCGCCCAGGAGCGGTTCTCAAAAATAATGTTCATATAGGAAATTTCGTTGAAGTTAAAAATAGCCAGATAGAAGAAGAAACAAAAATTAACCATTTAAGTTACATCGGCGATGCACAAATAGGTAAAAATGTTAATATTGGCGCGGGTACCATTACCTGTAATTACGATGGAGCGGCTAAACATCAAACACAAATAGAAGATGATGTGTTTGTTGGTTCTAATACCGCCTTGATAGCTCCGATACGAATAAAAAAAGGTGCAACGATAGGTGCCGGATCTACCTTAAACAAAGATACCCCTGCGGGTAAATTAACCTTAAGTCGAGCAGAAACCCGTACTTTTGAAAATTGGAAACGCCCTCAGAAGAAACAGGATTAA
- the acnB gene encoding bifunctional aconitate hydratase 2/2-methylisocitrate dehydratase, whose protein sequence is MSASPSNFLVNYRQHIQQRADQDIPPLPLDATQVTACIELIKNPAFSHEASFLVKLLAEHVAPGVDPAAYVKAGFLAALAKNEVNSPFISPKYAVKLLGSMLGGYNVPILIELLDGQQDIAAVAAKQLSHTLLMFDAYHDVIAEAKKGNLYAHQVVEAWANAEWFLSKTKLPDKLTLSVFKVSGEINTDDLSPATEAWSRPDIPLHSLVMLKNRMSDALQVIKQLKAKGHPIAFAGDVVGTGSSRKSAINSLLWHIGNEIPFVPNKNRGGVILGGKIAPIFRTTAEDSGAFPIEVDVSQLHMGDIIQIYPYEGRIENEQGQEIAHFTPNFTLMDAARAGGRIPLIIGRSLTDNVRAALSYPFSKEFNRPEIIPENGKGFTLAQKMVGKACGVPGISPGTYCEPKMTTVGSQDTTGPMTRDELKELACLGFSADLVMQSFCHTAAYPKPVDIETQHSLPDFFSSRGGVVLRPGDGIIHSWLNRMLLPDTVGTGGDSHTRFPIGISFPGGSGVVAFAAAMGVMPLTMPESVLVRFTGKIQPTITLRDLVNAIPYVALQRGLLTLDSKNKKNIFSGRVLEIEGLPNLKIEQAFEFADASAERSANGCTIRLDKEPIVEYLNSNISLLNWMIRNGYQDIKSLQRRIKSMEAWLTDPVLLEPDADADYAEIIEIDLNQIKEPLLACPNDPDDIKPLSAVAQTKVDEVFIGSCMTNIGHYRAAGSLLKNFNTRLPTVLWIAPPTKMDAHQLMQEGYYAIYGIVGARTEMPGCSLCMGNQARVGDSATVVSTSTRNFPNRMGKDANVYLASAELSAITAILGYIPNLDEYREKMKSIDAMSENLYRYLNFDQMLDFQNVSEQIEQLIGI, encoded by the coding sequence GTGTCTGCATCACCATCCAATTTTTTAGTTAATTACCGACAACACATTCAGCAACGGGCAGATCAAGATATTCCCCCTCTTCCTCTTGATGCAACACAGGTTACCGCATGTATTGAATTAATTAAAAACCCCGCCTTTTCTCATGAAGCCTCTTTTTTAGTCAAATTATTAGCAGAACATGTAGCACCCGGAGTCGATCCAGCGGCTTATGTTAAGGCTGGTTTTCTTGCAGCTTTAGCAAAAAACGAAGTTAATTCCCCATTTATATCGCCTAAATACGCCGTTAAGCTTCTTGGTAGTATGTTGGGTGGTTATAATGTTCCTATTCTTATCGAATTACTTGACGGGCAACAGGACATAGCTGCAGTAGCAGCAAAACAACTTTCACACACTCTATTAATGTTTGATGCTTACCATGATGTCATAGCCGAAGCCAAAAAAGGGAATCTTTATGCTCATCAAGTTGTAGAAGCTTGGGCAAATGCAGAGTGGTTTCTGTCTAAGACTAAACTTCCTGATAAGCTCACCTTGTCAGTTTTTAAAGTATCTGGAGAAATTAATACCGATGACCTCTCTCCTGCGACTGAAGCCTGGAGTCGTCCTGACATCCCTTTGCATAGCTTAGTTATGTTGAAAAATCGTATGTCGGATGCATTACAAGTTATTAAGCAGCTAAAAGCTAAAGGTCATCCTATCGCGTTTGCTGGTGATGTTGTGGGTACTGGTTCATCGCGAAAATCTGCTATTAATTCATTATTGTGGCATATCGGCAATGAGATCCCCTTTGTTCCTAATAAGAACCGTGGTGGAGTTATTTTAGGTGGCAAAATTGCTCCAATATTTCGAACAACTGCTGAAGACTCTGGTGCTTTTCCTATCGAAGTTGATGTAAGTCAACTTCATATGGGTGATATTATTCAAATTTATCCCTATGAGGGACGAATTGAGAATGAACAAGGACAAGAAATTGCTCATTTTACGCCGAACTTCACGCTCATGGATGCCGCGCGTGCTGGTGGTAGAATTCCCTTAATTATTGGTCGATCATTGACCGATAATGTAAGAGCCGCATTGTCTTATCCATTCTCCAAAGAATTTAATCGCCCAGAAATTATCCCCGAAAATGGCAAGGGATTTACCTTAGCTCAAAAAATGGTAGGCAAAGCCTGTGGAGTCCCTGGTATCAGCCCTGGGACATACTGTGAACCAAAAATGACAACCGTTGGCTCACAAGACACAACGGGGCCTATGACCAGAGATGAGCTAAAAGAGCTTGCATGTCTTGGGTTTTCAGCAGATCTTGTCATGCAAAGTTTTTGTCACACTGCAGCCTATCCAAAACCCGTTGATATAGAAACACAACACAGTTTGCCAGATTTTTTCTCTTCGCGTGGTGGGGTTGTATTAAGACCCGGCGATGGAATTATCCATTCTTGGCTTAATCGAATGCTGTTACCTGATACGGTGGGTACCGGTGGCGATTCCCATACGCGATTTCCTATAGGTATTAGTTTCCCTGGCGGTTCGGGTGTTGTTGCTTTTGCAGCGGCTATGGGTGTGATGCCATTAACCATGCCAGAATCAGTATTAGTTAGGTTTACTGGCAAAATACAACCTACCATCACATTACGTGATCTAGTCAACGCGATACCCTATGTCGCCTTGCAACGGGGTTTACTCACGCTCGATAGCAAAAATAAAAAAAATATCTTTTCTGGACGAGTATTAGAAATTGAAGGTTTACCGAATCTTAAAATTGAGCAAGCTTTTGAATTTGCAGATGCATCTGCTGAACGTTCAGCAAATGGTTGCACTATTCGCTTAGATAAAGAACCGATTGTAGAATATTTAAATTCTAATATTTCCCTACTAAATTGGATGATAAGAAATGGTTACCAGGACATTAAGAGTTTACAGCGCCGAATTAAATCAATGGAAGCTTGGTTAACAGACCCTGTTTTACTAGAGCCAGATGCAGATGCAGATTATGCAGAAATCATTGAAATTGATCTTAATCAGATCAAAGAACCTTTATTAGCCTGTCCCAACGATCCAGACGATATCAAACCTTTATCTGCCGTAGCACAAACTAAGGTTGATGAAGTATTCATAGGTTCATGCATGACGAATATTGGTCACTATCGTGCAGCTGGTAGTTTATTAAAGAACTTTAACACCCGATTACCCACTGTATTATGGATAGCACCTCCAACCAAGATGGATGCACATCAGTTAATGCAAGAAGGTTATTACGCAATCTATGGCATTGTAGGTGCACGGACCGAAATGCCTGGTTGTTCTTTGTGTATGGGAAATCAAGCAAGAGTAGGTGATAGTGCAACAGTAGTGTCCACCTCAACTCGAAATTTTCCTAATCGTATGGGAAAAGATGCTAATGTCTATTTAGCTTCGGCTGAATTATCTGCTATAACCGCCATTTTAGGTTATATACCCAATTTAGATGAATATAGAGAAAAAATGAAATCTATTGACGCTATGAGTGAAAACTTATATCGATATTTGAATTTTGATCAAATGCTAGATTTTCAGAACGTGTCAGAACAAATTGAGCAATTAATCGGTATTTAA